One Algihabitans albus DNA segment encodes these proteins:
- a CDS encoding NirD/YgiW/YdeI family stress tolerance protein — MKYAPVAALLATLVAPPALADRITAIADTQRGTMVTVQGTVERITDEDEFRLADATGSIRIYVGPNWVPADVGETVTVSGFVDDDFVLPREIYARSLTRADGTIIAFERRYE, encoded by the coding sequence ATGAAATACGCCCCTGTCGCCGCCCTACTTGCGACGCTTGTCGCACCTCCCGCCCTTGCCGACCGCATCACCGCCATCGCTGACACGCAGCGCGGCACCATGGTGACAGTGCAGGGCACGGTCGAGCGGATCACGGATGAGGACGAGTTCCGTCTTGCCGACGCAACCGGCAGCATCCGCATATATGTCGGCCCCAACTGGGTGCCCGCCGATGTCGGCGAGACCGTGACAGTTAGCGGGTTCGTCGACGACGACTTTGTGCTTCCCCGCGAAATCTACGCCCGCAGTCTGACCCGCGCCGACGGCACTATCATCGCGTTCGAGCGACGCTACGAGTAA